A DNA window from Daucus carota subsp. sativus chromosome 3, DH1 v3.0, whole genome shotgun sequence contains the following coding sequences:
- the LOC108213665 gene encoding LOW QUALITY PROTEIN: probable serine/threonine-protein kinase PIX13 (The sequence of the model RefSeq protein was modified relative to this genomic sequence to represent the inferred CDS: substituted 1 base at 1 genomic stop codon), with protein sequence MGNCLMSSKSHGAAEKSVSNIYSNQSTNPDTTRPSTYTTTSGTLSNTNGGGSSVTSSSAGQQSQSQFSMAASCGTGTSSMGEILATLNLKVYSFSDLKNATKSFKKDTVLGVGGFGTVYKGWVDENTLEPCKAGSGIMVAVKKLNHESVQGFQEWQPEVKFLGTLCHPNLVKLLGYCGEDQELVLVYEFMQKGSLENHLFRRSSATELLSWDKRLKIAIGAARGLEFLHSSEKKIIYXDFKASNILLDMDYNPKISDFGLAKSGPSGGDSHVTGLGNFVLEFVDILFGKRELGEKRARKCM encoded by the exons ATGGGTAATTGTTTGATGAGCTCAAAATCTCATGGTGCTGCTGAAAAGTCTGTTTCCAACATATATTCGAATCAAAGTACCAATCCAGATACCACTAGACCTTCCACATACACTACAACTTCTG GGACATTGAGTAACACAAATGGTGGAGGCTCCTCTGTCACCAGCAGCAGTGCAGGCCAGCAAAGTCAGAGCCAGTTTTCCATGGCAGCAAGTTGTGGGACTGGGACTTCTTCTATGGGAGAGATTTTGGCTACTCTAAACCTCAAGGTTTATAGCTTTTCGGATTTGAAGAATGCCactaaaagttttaaaaaagatACTGTGTTAGGTGTGGGAGGTTTCGGGACAGTTTACAAGGGTTGGGTGGATGAGAACACGCTTGAGCCCTGTAAGGCTGGCTCAGGGATAATGGTTGCTGTCAAGAAATTGAACCATGAAAGCGTGCAGGGATTTCAAGAATGGCAG CCAGAAGTAAAGTTTTTAGGAACTCTTTGTCATCCCAACTTGGTCAAGTTATTGGGATACTGTGGGGAGGATCAAGAGCTCGTACTCGTATATGAGTTTATGCAGAAGGGAAGCTTGGAAAACCATCTTTTTAGGA GGAGTTCTGCTACTGAACTACTGTCATGGGACAAACGGCTAAAAATAGCCATTGGAGCTGCACGGGGACTTGAATTCTTGCATagttcagaaaagaaaatcatttactGAGACTTTAAGGCCTCCAACATACTGCTTGATATG GACTATAATCCAAAGATATCAGACTTTGGCTTGGCGAAATCGGGTCCCTCGGGTGGAGATTCACATGTTACTGGTCTGGGGAattttgtgttggaatttgttgATATCCTTTTCGGGAAAAGAGAACTAGGGGAAAAAAGAGCAAGAAAATGCATGTGA